The sequence gtatgggctggatgaatgcactataaggtgggtagaaagctggctagattgtcgggctcaacgggtagtgatcaatggctccatgtctagttggcagccggtatcaagtggagtgccccaagggtcagtcctggggccggttttattcaatatcttcataaatgatctggaggatggtgtggattgcactctcagcaaatttgcggatgatactaaactgggaggagtggtagatacgctggaggggagggataggatacagaaggacctaggccaattggaagattgggccaaaaggaatctgatgaggttcaataaggataagtgcagggtcctgcacttaggacggaagaacccaatgcacagctacagactagggaccgaatggctaggcagcagttctgcggaaaaggacctaggggtgacagtggacgagaagctggatatgagtcagcagtgtgtccttgttgccaagaaggccaatggcattttgggatgtataagtaggggcatagcgagcagatcgagggacgtgatcgttcccctctattcgacattggtgaggcctcatctggagtactgtgtccagttttgggccccacactacaagaaggatgtggataaattggagagagtccagcgaagggcaacaaaaatgattaggggactggaacacatgagttatgaggagaggctgagggagctgggattgtttagcctgcagaagagaagaatgaggggggatttgatagctgctttcaactacctgaaagggggttccaaagaggatggctctagactgttctcaatggtagcagatgacagaacgaggagtaatggtctcaaattgcagtgggggaggtttagattggatattaggaaaaacctttttcactaagagggtggtgaaacactggaatgcgttacctagggaggtggtagaatctccttccttagaggtttttaaggtcaggcttgacaaagccctggctgggatgatttaactgggaattggtcctgctttgagcagggggttggactagatgaccttctggggtcccttccaaccctgatattctatgattctatgctgagGCGTTAGTAGGGAGAATGTCTTAAAACTTGGTGTGGAAGTTTCATTAGAGGAGGAGAAGCTGATACTGAGTTGAAGTGGAGCCTGTGGCTCCAACACAGTAAATGTTAGTGGAGTTTTCTTTAAAGGATTAAAGAGAGACACTCCAGCTGTTTAAAACACAATATATGGCACAAGGTATTGAAGTGTCATGTCTACAATAGGCAGctataaaaatactgtaaattatCTACATTGGACTGCTTTGAACTTGGAGGATCCACTGCTGAAAGTGGGAAGAGAATAAAGGGAACAGGCCAACGGCAGACATGAGATGAGATCTTTTAAGAGTCGCTGCTACCAAGTTGATGTAGCAGACCATGGTACTTCTCTAACTTGGAGTCTTGCCTTCAACTTTGTTCATCTCTCTTCAAGAAAAATCAAATAGTGAATAAATTTCGCAGAGGACAACTGCATATATTTAATTATGTGTGAAGACATGAGTGTGTAAAGATTACATGTGGAAAAGAACATTTACATTAGACATGATGGATGTATTCAAAATTATGAAGTGTGGTGAAAATTAATCAGCTGCACCTCTTTCTGCTGTTAGAGAACAAGCAGATTCTTCATTAAATTATTGGTGCTGCGCTTATTGACTAAATTAAATTTTATGCAACATATTTGCAATCTGTGGCTTACAGTGCCTTAGCAGTTCATCAGAACAGACGCTATATTTAAGAGGTCTAGATAATTTGTCTAGGAGTCACATCTATAATTAAGAAAAGAAAGATATGAGGATGCCTAAATTCATATCAAAGAATGCGGCTTAGGCACTGATGCCACTCAGGCAGTAACCTGTCCCAGTACCTTCTGATTCAACATAGGTTAGATCCCAAGAGCATAAAGAATGTTGTAAATCTTCTGAAGCATCACTTAGTGGGTACCACCAGAAGACAGATACTAAGCTAGCTGGTAGGAGAATTTGTATGCAAGATACAGCTCCTCACTTGCATGGTTCTTGAGTAGATTAGCTAGCCTGTTATATGGTCTGCAACCCAGAGAATATACCGTCTTTTAGACCCTGATACTGAGAATTGCATGTGTACTTTACAAATGAACTGTCTGCAATACCACAGTCTACGACTTTAAACAGATTTCAAATATTTACCATGTATGTGTGATATAGCAGGGATGTTACCATTAAGTTTCAGAAgttcaccatagaatcatagaatatcagggttggaagggacctcaggaggtcatctagtccaaccccctgctcaaagcaggaccaatccccaatttttgccccagatcccaaatggcctcctcaaggattgaactcacaacccttggtttagcaggccaatactcaaaccactgagctatccctcccccctcaaagGTGTGGCCCGTACAGGGATCGAACCCGCGACCTTGGTGTTATTAGCACCACACTCTAACTGAGCTAACCGGCCATCTGGGGGTTACCTTTTGGGCTTTTTCACCATCAGGCTGTGCAGAGATTTGAAATGAGAATCTGAATAGCAGAATGTTTCCTCCCACGTTACTACGGAGAAAGAGCAGCCAAGCTTGTATGAATAAAGTCTACCTCATTCCTTCAAACAAAGCAGGAGGAGGATTTGAGAATAAATTGCAGTTTTACTCAGGAGAAAGGACTATGTTTTAGTATCCAGTCTCTCCTCCCCATGCACACGACATAAAACTTGATTGCTGAAATTCTCTCAAAAAGGTTTGAAAAAAGCAGAGATGGAATTAGACATGGATCAATGAAAGAGCAGCAAGGCAACAATTTACCCAGTCGGGCTGTTTCGTTAAAAAATCTGCTCACTGAGAATTTATCACCTTTGTCATTTATTTTAGTTCTTTCCCCTTTACCTTAGCCTCTAATCCACAAGTCAGAAACCCCACCTCACTCATCAGCAACCCAGTGTGACAAAGAACCATTGAGTGTTGCCCTTTGGGCAGAGACACTTTGGCAGTGAACAGACTTTGCAAACAGCGTCAGATCTTCTCCCAGTTGCAACAGAAAGGTCCACTGCAAGGCAAGTGTCTCcaagaaccactaacccagaaggATGTCCAGAAGCAGGAGAGTTTTTAACCAATTCTCCAGCCCTCAAAGTGTTGAAAGAGGCTGTGGATACCATCTCCAGCGTTCAGGTCTGCCCCTCTGAGATAATGCCAAACTCAAAGAAACAATCAAGTTCAGCTCAGGACAGGTAAAACGAATACAGGAGAAGTGAACTGAAAGAGGCACACAGCAACCAATACAGTACCTTTTATAAGATATAAAAGCTAGTCCCATCTAGCAGCTAATATGGTTGTGACCCTAATAAGGGAACAAACAAGGAAAAGTTTGCCAGTCATGTGAAGTACACAGGACACCACTagactggattaaaaaaaaaagtccgtTTTTGTAAgaaacaatatattttatttttctgacacCACAGCCCTGGCGAGTGGTTTTGTACCAAATTTAATGGAGGTTACACAGAACGTCTTAcgctggggaggaaaaaaaataaccacAAAAAAAATCCTGGATAACTTTTAGTGTCTGTTCCACTCCCACATTAATAAAATCACTTGGGGTTTCTAAGAAAAGGAGAATAGGAAACAGTGAGAGAGACTACTGTAGAATGTAACAGTGTCCAAGTCCAGCCCCTTCCTGAAAGTGGGAAAACTCCCCACGAGGAGAGGCTCTTCTAGATTTACTCCCCAAAATAATACATTGTATTGCAGCTGCcaaaggaggagacagaaggggACGGAGAGAGAAGCCTATTTAATaaggagtgggagggagagacagaaggTGCTGGACAGCACTCCATAATTTGAAAAATATGTCCTTAacttattatttcttttaaaagattcCCCTCACTGAACTTAAGTTCCTTTTTTGTGCTTTTCATTAATACTCTGCTCTGAGGTCGTAGTTTGGTTTTCTATACATTGGAGTTGAAGGAAAATAGTCCGAAGTTCTGAAGATGGATTCTCCACCTAAAGTAAACAGCCTAGAATCCcattctcctctcaccccaaagaCTAAAGTCTCTGCTAAAATCCCTTTTACAATATAGTACAGTACacaaaaaaagccccaaaaaatAACCGAGAGTCCTGGGAGAAGCCAGTCCAAAGGACGTAAACATACAGAGAATGGTGCAACTTGTGACAAATGGCAATTCTCAAAATACAGCTACAGATTCTCAAAGCAGGTGCCATCATGGGATACTGAAGtccacaaaaataatttttaaaaaataaatcttaaaaaaaacctgttaaaatgAATAATCTGTTTTCAGGTAAATTCCATACATTCGAGATTTCCCAAAGCATCCTCTGGTCTCTTTTCACCTATTGCATGGCCAAACTGTACTCCTGAAGCTCCCCAAAAGCCGTCAGGACTTGGAATCTCATCTTGACAAGGATCAGAACATCCAGTCTTATGGTAGCAGCTTAAAACATCATGTTCCCTGGATTTCCAGGGCCTTGGCTAAATCCTCCCATTCCAACATCAGCAGCCATACCTCGGGGTCTCATCTGGGGGGGAATCATGATGTTCTGTTGGGGTCCCATCATGCCCTGCATTGACATCATCATACCAGGTGAGCCAACAGGACCTGGGTGGCTATATAGCCCAGCAGGGGCTCGGTCCTTGCCTGGAATCATGCCCACTGCAGCTACTGGGTTACTCATTAGCGTGGGCTGACCAGGCATTGCCGTTTGTGCTGGTGACATCATCCGATGATGAGGTCCCATCATGCCTTGCTGCAGAAAGGCAGGTGGTCTCATTGGATTATGGCCTGGCATAGATGGAGCAGTTCCGAGGGGGATAtcagcagttcccactggcccTGGGCCCCCCATGCCAGGTAATGCAAGTCCCATTCTTGGAGTCTGCTCTCCTATCATTCCCTGCATATGAGAGAATCCAGGCCCAGGACCCTGCGGCTGCTTGCGGCCTGGAACTTCCCCACGAGGGAAATACTGCAGTGTCTGGCTAGGCTTCTCTGATGGAATTATCCTGGACAGGTCAAACTCTGGTATTCCAGTGGCTCCAGGGCGGATCACCTCCTGCAGGTCTGGATCAGTGAAAACCGAAGGCATGTTTCCTAGAACAGTGAAGGAGTCTGGACCCCCAGGGCCTCCAGTCTTGCAAAGTGCTGGATCTGTTGAACTTTGGGGCAGGTTGGTGGGACGCCCCAGAGGTCCTTCTCCATGGAAGCCCATTCCAGCAGGGAAGTTGCCTTGTCCTCCACTGGGGCCATTGTGCGGAAATGGCACCTGCTGGGGCGGGGACTGTACTGGAGGAAACCCCTGTGGGAAGCCCAGGCGTCCTTGAGGTACCATTGGAGGATCTTGGGAACCATGCCCCATCATTGGATTGTGTGACATCAGGCCAGGTCCTACAGGGACCCCATGAGGAGGTATACTGGGTCCCATAGCATTTGGAGAGGGCATCTGATTGGTATGGGAAAGAGGCTGGGTCATTCCCATTGGGCTAAGGGTTGGCATTGGACCCACTGGGTTTGGACCTGAAATTCGAGGATTCTGGGAATTAATGCCCATGCCTAAGGAAGAAACAAAGAATCATATTTAGAACAGACAATCAAAGAAGatagaagaactctgtgtaatgTTCCTGgctccaatttaaaaaacaaaattagtgCCAGTGAAAGATGCCAAAACTTCACTTGCTAGGGCTACTGTTCTATTTAACCATAAAATGTACACAGCATGGGCTGCAGGAGCCCTACCTTGTCCTCACACTGTTCCAATGGGACTGAACGGGGCTCTTAAAGTAGGAGGAGAGGTCACCCTAGATCCAATCCATATTGTGACCATTTTGTCAAGACAGTCAACAAGCGGGAAAATTAGTGGCAAGTGTgtgtagggggtgggggttgttttATAAACATACACAGACATTTGTCCACTGCAAGTGGACTGAATACCTCCCTTCCAAACATATGGTACCTGCAAGTCAGACAGCTCTCACTGctgttagagctggtcaaattaaTTAGTCCATGAAAGCTGCAATTTGCCATCAAGTCATTTTTTCAAGTATGTGATCAGCTCCAATCACTACTGTCCTGGGCAGACTGTAAACCAGTAAACTACAGGCAAAGTCTTCAAATGCCTGTTACCATACTCCATGCTGAGAGTTATCTTTTtcaactggcttttttttttttttttttttttaaaaacaacagattTCTATTGTGTTCCTATGAACAACAAACAATTTGGGGTAGGGGCTTATAGTGTAAACACATTTCACTCATTATAGAGCAGGTCACTAAGCCTAAAGGGacaggagcttttttttttttctcttctcccctaaTGCCTGGATAAGGAACTGAGCAGCTTCCCCCCTTACTCTGGCACAAGCCAGACAGTCACCATGCTCCATCCTCTGTATAAAAAGAGGGTGTATGTTTCTGGGAAGCATTCCAACTGAAGCAGAGCGTGCAGAAGGCTGGCTGGGAAGCTGCCTTACCTGGTAGATTGTTCATTGGTGGCAAATTTGGGGAGCGTGCTGGAGGGGAGTCATCATCCGAGCTAGCCACAGTCTTGATGGCATCATGGTAGAGTGGCGTAGAGCTGGGCATGGCAAACTTGGACATCCTGGACATCATGATGGAGAGGGGATTCTGGGAGAGCGTGGGCTCTGGAGGCATTGTGTAGGGACTGCTAGAGGGAAGATTTCCAGGGAGAGTCACAGGAGCAGACTGGCTGACAGTGGAAGGTGGTGGGCCACCTAAAAGAGGAAAGGGTTTAGctgttttttctcccctttaAAATAAACCCCTTTTCTCCCAGAAAACCCCCTCAATGGTTCCAAGAGTCCATCCAAATAGTAGTAGTGAGGCAACCAGATAAGTATGGTTGAAATACACACTGTACTCCTAGACAGTGGATTTCTATCCATGTGGTTTCTTTTGGGAAGGAGACAATACTAACTCCAGAAGCATGGTCAACTagttggaaaaaaaaactttcccatttATGCTTCAAAATGTGAGCACAGAGACAGAAACCAGAGGACATACATCCATAGTAGGTCATACACTACAGGCATCCATGCCAATTTCTGGAGAGCTCTATTAAAAGTTTATACAAAGTTTCCTGTTTTGACTTAAGCTTAAGTCTTGCATATAAAAGCTCATTAAATTAATAGGGAAAGATACTCCTTGAGACTGTAACTGTAAAATATCCCCCCCTCTTCCAAAGGTGTAAACACAATTTTCTGCTGCTCCCAGTCCCCATGTCTCCTCACCAATAAGCTTCAAGATGCCTGGCCCAGTTTTGGATAAGAGGTCATTGCTTTCAGGAAGAAGTTTAAGACAAGCAAAAGCCACCACCAAAAAACCTCTGATATTAAATACTCCTCTAGGCACAAAAGTAGTAACAGATTAGAGAGTCTGGGTCTAATTGCAGCAATTCAAGCCCAGATTCAATGCCAATTTAACACTCCACCTCAGAGGCCACACAAGCATCCAGATTCTTCCTCCTTCCCAGTGTGGCACATGCTAGGCATACGACTCAGAATAAGATGGCTAAATGACAGCTATTGGCATATAATGGACATTAAGTGTCTCTAGTGAGAACCATTGCTGCCACAGGAGCTCAAAACTCACTAGAACATGCATTTCTGAGCCACAGGAGCAGTCCAGTCACTTTGAACAGGGACAAAGGCTGCTGGTCCCTTTCAATACAGTTATCATTCTGCAACACTAGAGGGCAATGTAGTCATGCATCTTTCACAGTCTCCTCACTAACTCCTGCAATAAGGAGGAGGTTTCACAGGCTGAAAACCTCTTGAGAGCTGGTTCCATCACACTGCTGCTTCTGCATGGAAACGCTGCACACCAGGGATTTACATATTTGGAAGCTTATAGCAGAAACAGACTCAGTCACATATAAGCTCTGAATCTATGAAAGAGGAGACTGGTGCTGCTGAAATGCCAAACAGATAGGTTTCTGGATTCACACGATCTGTTCTTAGATTGTACGGTcttttgtgctaggcactggtaGTCCCTCCCCCAGGCATTCcaggccatgactggggctcccaggtgctatgataatacaaaacaataccaccaccaccccacagaCCTGCAGCACATCTCTGAGGAGCAGCTGTAGATAATCCACCTGCTACCTCTAACTATACATGAAATAGACAAAATCCAAATTGGTATCAACAAAGCTCCTCCTAGTAGAATTTGTAAAGTAAAACTATACCTGTGTCTGAACAGATTGTGAACAATAGCTCCTATGGCCAGCACACATCTATCTACAGGTATCTTTTGTTTCTCCTTTATCCTAACAAACCCGTTTATTTTGAGGCACCTTTATGATCTAAGCAGCAACATTTCTCCCCAATGCTACAATATTACAATAAGAACAGACTGGCAAACAAACTGTTCTAAGCTCTTCTGCAAAGAGTgacttcctcctccccttctctttcctcccaACCAATCCAAATATACTTGACCCTCATCTCTGGGACAAGGGCAGTATTCAGCATGTGCACATGGGCAAGAGGAGATGAGAGGAGGCAATTTGTTATGGAGCTCACCCACATGTTCCACTCACTTAGTTCTGAGCCTAGACACAACCTGCTtcaagctggcaggaaaaactccatgttctctctcctCTTTGCACTCCCTACCCCAAATGCACACTGCGTAACCTCTAAGCTCTCATCTCATGTCACACTTCAAGATGACCATATGTGAACCAAAGAATTTACGTTTGGATAGAAAAGGAAGCACTGACCTGATTCCACATTCCCCAGCATGGCTGGGGAAGACATGGTGAGAGATGCTTTGTGGTTCGGGGGAATCCCAGGACTCTGCAGCGGGGGCTTTGGAGAGGAAGTCCAGCCAGgagaaggtgcagggagggaaggagactTGAGGTGGACTGGTGAGGCAGCAGCAGATCCCAAAACAGGGGGAGACTTAatggaagcagcagctgctgcagcagttgGCCCTGCAAGCATTCCTGCCAGCTGGGATGGAGTCTGAGGAGACTTAAGGTTCCCCGAGGGAGAACCCAGCATGGGAGACTGGACCTGCCGCATCGTGGGAGACTTCAAAGGGTTGATGCCCGGTGAATGCACCTGACTAGCTGCAACAGAGATATCCAAGGGCTTGCGTCCTAGGCTGCGCTGAACAGGGGGAGCTGTGTTGAGGCTATTCGGGTTACTGGTTGTGTTGAGAGGTAGTGGCGGCATGTGGCTGAGCCGGTTGTTAGTCCTTTGGTCAGGCCCAATCTGCTCTCTGAGATTACGGAGACCACCTCCTGGGCCCTGAGACATAGGAAGGAAAGGCCTGGGACCCATGCCATACTCCTGTTGGGGATGCTCTCCAAATGGCAATGACACCATTTTCTGCTGAGAAGAGAGCATCTCTGACACACCTGGACGCAGTTTCATCATCtcctctggccccactccagcttcCCTCATCTTCTGAGGTATCATAGATGGGTTGGAGCCCATGCTAACGTTCAGACTTATGTCCCCCTTCATGCTCCCAGGGCCCATCCCAAACTCCAGCTCCCTACCAGGGCCAATCTGAGGTGGCATTCCTTTTGGGAAGTCCCCCctggaggggctcaggggccCTTCAACAGGCATGCGAGAGAAGATGGGGTTATTCCCAGGCTCCATGTGTCTCTGGGAGGGAATCATCCGGTTCATCTCTATGCCAGGCCTGATGCCTTCTATGCTCAagccagggggcaggcccaaCTGTTTCTCTGCCAACTGCTGTTGAAAGATCTCCTCTGGCAGGCCCTGGGGATTTGGGAACCGCTCCCCTCGGCCAGGACCACTGAAGACACCCTGGCTTGGAGGGAAGTTTCGGCCATCTGGGATTTTTGGCACATCTTCTGGCCAACTGACTCCTGAAAGCCCAGGTCTGGATGTGGGGTTTGGGACACTGGGGCTGTCCATGTCAGGATTCATCATTCCTGCAAATCCAGGCAGGCGCATCTGGCTCCCAGGCATATTGGGATGAGGGGCCATGCCTCTGGGGGGTAGAGAATGAGACACATTCATGCCATCAGCAAAGGACTCTGGACCGCCAGGACCCCAGCCCTCACCAGGGGTCATCTGATAGGGAGGTGGGGGGCCTCGA is a genomic window of Lepidochelys kempii isolate rLepKem1 chromosome 1, rLepKem1.hap2, whole genome shotgun sequence containing:
- the BCL9 gene encoding B-cell CLL/lymphoma 9 protein, which encodes MHSSNPKVRNSPSGNTQSSPKSKQEVMVRPPTVMSPSGNPQLDSKFSNPGKQGGSTSQSQPSPCDPKSGGHPPKVLPGPGGSMGLKNGAGNGAKGKGKRERSISVDSFEQRDAGTPSDDSEIKDCNSADHMKTQDSQHTQHSVTPSTASAPRSSTPSHGLTATSEPASGQKTPSKVVYVFSTEMANKAAEAVLKGQAETIVSFHIQNISNSKAERNTLPLNTQVSALRNETKPLPQPQPQPHASQEHNPPQNAKIQPTPPVSAPASKSAGPPCPMDQDSPGVESKVMSVGSPSNSTPLQTEGFGQSSTPNNRAVSPVSQGSNSSNADPKGPTQQVSGGDPSSLGENPDGLSQEQLEHRERSLQTLRDIQRMLFPDEKEFTGGQSGGPQQNSGVLDGPQKKPEGPIQAMMAQSQSLGKGPGPRTDGGAPFGPQGHRDMPFSPDEMVPPSLNSQSGPIGPDHLDHMTPEQVAWLKLQQEFYEEKRRKQEQVVVQQCSLQDMMVHQHGPRGVVRGPPPPYQMTPGEGWGPGGPESFADGMNVSHSLPPRGMAPHPNMPGSQMRLPGFAGMMNPDMDSPSVPNPTSRPGLSGVSWPEDVPKIPDGRNFPPSQGVFSGPGRGERFPNPQGLPEEIFQQQLAEKQLGLPPGLSIEGIRPGIEMNRMIPSQRHMEPGNNPIFSRMPVEGPLSPSRGDFPKGMPPQIGPGRELEFGMGPGSMKGDISLNVSMGSNPSMIPQKMREAGVGPEEMMKLRPGVSEMLSSQQKMVSLPFGEHPQQEYGMGPRPFLPMSQGPGGGLRNLREQIGPDQRTNNRLSHMPPLPLNTTSNPNSLNTAPPVQRSLGRKPLDISVAASQVHSPGINPLKSPTMRQVQSPMLGSPSGNLKSPQTPSQLAGMLAGPTAAAAAASIKSPPVLGSAAASPVHLKSPSLPAPSPGWTSSPKPPLQSPGIPPNHKASLTMSSPAMLGNVESGGPPPSTVSQSAPVTLPGNLPSSSPYTMPPEPTLSQNPLSIMMSRMSKFAMPSSTPLYHDAIKTVASSDDDSPPARSPNLPPMNNLPGMGINSQNPRISGPNPVGPMPTLSPMGMTQPLSHTNQMPSPNAMGPSIPPHGVPVGPGLMSHNPMMGHGSQDPPMVPQGRLGFPQGFPPVQSPPQQVPFPHNGPSGGQGNFPAGMGFHGEGPLGRPTNLPQSSTDPALCKTGGPGGPDSFTVLGNMPSVFTDPDLQEVIRPGATGIPEFDLSRIIPSEKPSQTLQYFPRGEVPGRKQPQGPGPGFSHMQGMIGEQTPRMGLALPGMGGPGPVGTADIPLGTAPSMPGHNPMRPPAFLQQGMMGPHHRMMSPAQTAMPGQPTLMSNPVAAVGMIPGKDRAPAGLYSHPGPVGSPGMMMSMQGMMGPQQNIMIPPQMRPRGMAADVGMGGFSQGPGNPGNMMF